The proteins below come from a single Pedobacter aquae genomic window:
- the murQ gene encoding N-acetylmuramic acid 6-phosphate etherase, with translation MELQINKKRAYKNRIMEIVTEKESNYHDLDKMSVGEILYNINKEDQTVADAVAKAIPQLEPLASITAEKMKKGGRLFYIGAGTSGRLGVLDASECPPTFGVPFDWIVGIIAGGDTAIRKAVEFAEDDTEQAWKDLQEFDITEDDVVVGIAASGTTPYVIGGLNTANAHGIVTGCVVCNVGSPVAAEAQYPVEVVVGPEFVSGSTRMKSGTAQKLILNMLSTSVMIQLGRVKGNKMVDMQLTNHKLFSRGINMIMQETGKDHDIATQLLEKYGSVRKAIESVLINH, from the coding sequence ATGGAATTGCAAATAAATAAGAAGAGAGCATATAAAAATAGAATAATGGAAATTGTAACAGAGAAAGAATCTAACTACCACGACTTAGATAAAATGAGCGTTGGAGAAATTTTATATAATATCAATAAAGAAGACCAAACAGTTGCAGATGCTGTTGCTAAAGCTATTCCTCAACTAGAGCCACTAGCTAGCATCACGGCAGAGAAAATGAAAAAAGGCGGTCGCTTATTTTATATAGGTGCTGGTACTAGTGGCAGGTTAGGCGTGTTAGACGCATCAGAATGCCCACCTACTTTTGGTGTCCCATTTGATTGGATTGTTGGTATTATAGCAGGTGGAGATACTGCCATACGCAAGGCCGTAGAGTTTGCAGAAGATGATACGGAGCAAGCCTGGAAAGACTTACAAGAATTTGATATTACTGAAGACGATGTGGTGGTAGGTATTGCCGCTTCTGGTACCACGCCTTATGTTATAGGGGGCTTAAATACTGCAAATGCGCATGGTATTGTAACGGGTTGTGTAGTTTGTAATGTAGGTAGTCCGGTGGCAGCAGAAGCACAATACCCAGTAGAAGTAGTGGTTGGTCCCGAGTTTGTTTCTGGCTCTACCCGTATGAAATCTGGTACAGCACAAAAACTTATCCTCAATATGTTAAGTACTAGTGTGATGATTCAATTAGGCCGTGTTAAAGGCAATAAAATGGTGGATATGCAATTAACTAATCATAAATTATTTAGCAGAGGCATTAACATGATTATGCAAGAAACAGGTAAAGACCACGATATTGCAACGCAATTGCTAGAGAAATATGGTAGCGTAAGAAAAGCCATTGAAAGTGTTCTTATTAACCATTAA
- a CDS encoding glycoside hydrolase family 3 protein, with translation MIKKMMIFILILLSGSMQAQEFLQVSEASQKWADSVYKKLNRREKIAQLMVLRLSEKSGDSAIFYTKQISKYIQKYNIGSICLFQGKAIQQAITVNQLQKQAPTPLMVCIDGETGVGMRFNDIMPFPNQLTLGAVADVNLAFQMGQAMGVQCKRAGIQVNYAPVVDINNNPANPVINVRSFGESKYKVAKFGVALTQGMQQAGVMACAKHFPGHGDVSVDSHYDLPVIPKSKLQLDSLEIYPFKEMIKAGVGSMMMGHLYIPAIDATANQASSLSKTNVTNLVRDELGFKGINFTDALEMKGVAKFYPQGQAATQSLIAGNDMLCLPGDIKGSIKRIRKVIRKKDLSWDDIHAKVNRVLIAKYNLGLHKTPIIDTTNLVAELNEVVVPLKKEIYKQAITVLKQTDSTINQLHKKQKIAFVGVGLKVENHFSELLKNTYQANSYCLDYQASAQEANVLLQHLKGNYDVVIVGVHQYTKYPANNFGISYTAIDFIKQVNLQNKAITIAFGTPYAISNFTNLSNLVAAYEDDKLMHEAVLSFLKGEIKANGTLPVSIGNSFLFGYGIANK, from the coding sequence ATGATTAAAAAAATGATGATATTCATCCTGATTTTACTATCAGGTAGTATGCAGGCACAAGAGTTTTTACAGGTTTCTGAAGCTTCACAAAAATGGGCAGATAGCGTTTATAAAAAGCTGAACAGAAGAGAGAAAATTGCACAATTAATGGTGCTGAGGTTGTCAGAAAAAAGTGGCGATTCTGCCATTTTTTATACCAAACAAATATCAAAGTACATCCAAAAATATAACATAGGGTCTATTTGTCTTTTTCAAGGGAAGGCCATTCAGCAAGCTATTACGGTTAACCAGTTGCAGAAACAAGCCCCTACACCTCTAATGGTTTGTATTGATGGCGAAACCGGTGTAGGCATGCGTTTTAATGACATAATGCCTTTCCCAAATCAGTTAACTTTAGGGGCTGTTGCCGATGTGAATTTAGCTTTTCAAATGGGGCAAGCGATGGGCGTACAATGTAAAAGAGCTGGTATACAGGTTAATTATGCTCCGGTTGTTGATATCAATAATAATCCTGCTAATCCGGTTATTAATGTAAGATCTTTTGGAGAGAGTAAATATAAAGTAGCCAAATTTGGCGTAGCACTTACCCAAGGTATGCAACAAGCCGGAGTGATGGCTTGCGCTAAACATTTTCCAGGTCATGGTGATGTAAGTGTTGATTCTCATTATGATTTACCGGTAATTCCGAAATCTAAATTACAATTGGATTCTTTAGAGATTTATCCTTTTAAAGAGATGATAAAAGCAGGCGTTGGTAGCATGATGATGGGACATTTATACATCCCAGCTATTGATGCTACAGCAAACCAAGCTTCATCTTTATCTAAAACAAATGTGACCAATTTGGTAAGAGATGAGCTAGGCTTTAAAGGGATAAATTTTACCGATGCCTTAGAAATGAAAGGCGTTGCTAAGTTTTATCCGCAAGGACAAGCAGCCACACAATCTTTAATTGCCGGTAATGATATGCTATGCCTTCCTGGCGATATTAAAGGGAGCATCAAAAGGATTAGAAAAGTTATCCGAAAAAAAGATTTAAGTTGGGATGATATACACGCTAAAGTAAATCGTGTTTTAATTGCCAAATACAATTTAGGGCTTCATAAAACACCAATTATTGATACTACAAATTTAGTGGCAGAGCTAAATGAAGTGGTTGTTCCTTTAAAAAAAGAAATCTATAAACAAGCTATAACAGTGCTTAAACAAACAGATTCTACTATAAATCAGCTCCATAAAAAGCAAAAAATAGCATTTGTAGGTGTTGGCCTAAAGGTAGAAAATCATTTTTCTGAGCTGCTTAAAAATACATATCAAGCTAATAGTTATTGTTTGGATTATCAGGCATCTGCACAAGAGGCCAATGTATTACTTCAACATCTAAAAGGAAATTACGATGTCGTTATTGTAGGTGTTCATCAATACACTAAATATCCAGCTAATAATTTCGGAATAAGTTATACTGCAATTGATTTTATTAAGCAGGTAAATCTGCAAAATAAAGCTATTACTATTGCTTTTGGTACTCCTTATGCCATCAGTAATTTTACCAATTTAAGCAATTTAGTAGCTGCTTATGAAGATGATAAATTGATGCATGAAGCTGTATTGAGCTTTTTGAAGGGTGAAATAAAAGCCAATGGTACTTTACCTGTTAGTATAGGTAATAGTTTTCTATTTGGTTATGGAATTGCAAATAAATAA
- a CDS encoding FAD-binding and (Fe-S)-binding domain-containing protein: MQHIGELLLSVLPKERIKTRLIDLVAYASDAGFYHLQPKAVVQPVSVDEVITLFQFSLKYQIPLTFRTGGTSLSGQSITDGILVDLSQYWDKVVVENEGKQVRVQPGVIGAKVNHTLQGYGKKMGPDPSSINSAMMGGILSNNSSGMCCGVKHNSYHTTKYIRFVLPNGLVFSTEHQQDYPRFKEECPAIYQQIIDLKAQITADETIRNFIRAKYQTKNTVGYSVNAFIDYDEPLDILAHLLIGAEGTLGFIAEAVLETLDDYKEKSTSLLYFPDIYEACKAIIPLTVSGAEAVELMDRASLRSIEHIKGVPDILKSLPESASALLIEYQANTQEDLQLKINQFFVLVPDLKLLNSAEFTNDPYQQDFLWKLRKGMFPSVGAVRASGSTVILEDIAVPVVHLGDAISDLQVLFKQYQYENAIIFGHAKDGNIHFVVTQSFNTPEEIKRYDSFLKDVVNLVIHKYQGTLKAEHGTGRNMVPFVATEWGEDIYQVMKALKELIDPQNLLNPGVIINANKQAHIQHLKDLPSVEEEVDKCMECGYCEYICPSRNITLTPRQRIVVRRELVNLRDKREYQKHQELLQQFQYDGMDTCAVDGLCATACPVEINTGDLIKRLRRESHNRFANNTALWVAKNFALAETFAGLGVKVGEGFNAAFGKSSMRNFTQAIKKQIPSFPLWSNQLKSTGKTAIFKQKEDLSGVVYAPTCISRTMGGSVEKGKKNIISTMAAISEKAGLSFIIPEEIDGLCCGQIFSSKGYQDAYQYTSNKTIEKLWAATDGGRLPVMLDISSCTYTLQGCRRVLTEANKLKFDALKIIDSIDYIADYIIPRLNNINKKRNIVLHPVCSLKKMGLQQKFIKVAQFFADEVTVPFSAGCCGMAGDRGFLFPELTASATLPEAQEVNACGTFDGYYSSGKTCEIAISEAVGHNYESIVYLVDECLGE, translated from the coding sequence ATGCAACATATAGGTGAGTTACTACTGTCAGTTCTTCCAAAAGAAAGAATTAAAACCCGGCTGATAGATTTAGTAGCTTATGCTTCAGATGCAGGTTTTTACCATTTACAACCCAAAGCCGTTGTACAGCCTGTTTCTGTTGATGAGGTAATTACGCTTTTTCAGTTTTCCTTAAAATATCAAATTCCTTTAACTTTTAGAACTGGCGGTACCAGTTTATCTGGCCAATCTATTACAGATGGTATTCTGGTAGATTTAAGTCAGTATTGGGATAAGGTTGTTGTAGAAAATGAGGGAAAACAGGTAAGGGTTCAGCCAGGAGTAATTGGTGCTAAGGTTAATCATACCTTACAAGGGTACGGTAAAAAAATGGGTCCTGATCCGTCAAGCATTAATTCTGCTATGATGGGAGGGATACTCTCTAACAACTCTAGCGGGATGTGTTGCGGGGTAAAACATAATTCTTACCATACCACTAAATACATACGTTTTGTGTTGCCAAATGGGCTAGTTTTCTCAACCGAGCATCAGCAAGATTATCCAAGGTTTAAAGAAGAGTGTCCGGCTATTTATCAGCAAATCATCGATTTAAAAGCGCAAATTACTGCTGATGAAACTATCCGTAATTTCATCAGAGCTAAATATCAAACCAAAAATACGGTGGGCTATTCTGTAAATGCTTTTATAGATTATGATGAACCTTTAGACATTTTAGCACATTTATTAATTGGTGCCGAAGGAACTTTAGGCTTTATAGCCGAAGCAGTTTTAGAAACTTTAGACGATTATAAAGAGAAATCAACCTCTTTACTTTACTTTCCAGATATTTATGAAGCCTGTAAGGCCATTATCCCGTTAACGGTTTCTGGAGCAGAAGCGGTAGAACTGATGGATAGAGCTTCTTTACGTTCTATAGAACATATTAAGGGTGTGCCCGATATTTTAAAATCTTTACCAGAAAGTGCATCGGCTTTATTGATAGAATATCAGGCAAATACGCAGGAAGATTTACAATTAAAAATCAACCAGTTTTTTGTGCTAGTGCCAGATTTAAAGCTTTTAAACAGTGCCGAGTTTACTAACGACCCTTACCAGCAAGACTTTTTATGGAAGTTACGTAAAGGTATGTTCCCATCTGTTGGTGCGGTAAGAGCTAGTGGTTCTACGGTTATTTTAGAAGATATTGCTGTCCCGGTAGTACATTTAGGCGATGCCATTTCTGATTTGCAAGTACTTTTCAAGCAATATCAGTATGAAAACGCTATTATTTTTGGTCATGCTAAAGATGGTAATATCCATTTCGTGGTCACACAATCTTTTAATACACCAGAAGAAATAAAGCGTTATGATAGCTTTTTAAAAGATGTTGTAAATCTAGTTATCCATAAATATCAAGGCACTTTAAAAGCAGAACATGGTACAGGTAGAAACATGGTTCCATTTGTAGCTACCGAGTGGGGAGAAGATATTTACCAAGTAATGAAGGCTTTAAAAGAGCTGATAGACCCGCAAAACTTATTAAATCCGGGTGTAATTATCAACGCTAATAAACAAGCACATATACAGCATTTGAAAGATTTACCTTCTGTAGAAGAAGAGGTAGATAAATGTATGGAGTGCGGTTATTGCGAATACATTTGCCCGAGTAGAAATATTACTTTAACTCCTCGCCAACGTATTGTAGTAAGGCGTGAGCTGGTTAACTTACGTGATAAAAGAGAATATCAAAAGCATCAGGAATTATTGCAGCAGTTTCAATACGATGGTATGGATACCTGTGCTGTTGATGGTTTATGCGCTACTGCTTGCCCGGTAGAAATTAATACCGGCGATTTAATTAAACGACTGAGAAGAGAAAGTCATAACAGGTTTGCCAATAACACAGCACTGTGGGTAGCCAAAAACTTTGCTTTGGCAGAAACTTTTGCTGGTTTAGGGGTAAAAGTTGGTGAGGGTTTTAATGCCGCTTTTGGTAAAAGTAGTATGCGTAACTTTACCCAAGCTATAAAAAAGCAAATCCCGAGTTTTCCTTTATGGTCTAATCAATTAAAATCTACTGGAAAAACTGCTATTTTTAAGCAAAAAGAGGATTTAAGCGGTGTAGTTTATGCACCTACTTGTATCTCCAGAACGATGGGAGGTAGCGTAGAAAAAGGTAAAAAGAATATCATCTCTACCATGGCTGCTATTTCAGAAAAAGCAGGTTTAAGTTTTATCATTCCTGAAGAGATTGATGGTTTATGTTGCGGACAAATTTTTTCTTCTAAAGGTTATCAGGATGCTTACCAATATACCAGTAATAAAACCATAGAAAAATTATGGGCAGCAACAGATGGTGGAAGATTACCTGTAATGCTGGATATAAGTTCTTGTACTTATACTTTACAGGGATGTAGAAGAGTGCTCACAGAAGCTAATAAATTAAAATTCGATGCCCTCAAAATCATTGATAGTATTGATTACATAGCCGATTATATTATCCCAAGGTTAAACAACATCAATAAGAAAAGAAATATTGTATTACACCCTGTTTGCTCTTTAAAGAAGATGGGCTTACAGCAAAAGTTTATAAAAGTAGCGCAGTTTTTTGCCGATGAAGTAACCGTACCTTTTAGCGCAGGTTGTTGCGGTATGGCAGGCGATCGTGGTTTTCTTTTTCCAGAATTAACCGCATCTGCAACTTTACCAGAAGCCCAAGAAGTTAATGCTTGTGGTACTTTTGATGGTTACTATTCTAGCGGAAAAACTTGCGAAATAGCCATTTCTGAAGCAGTAGGGCATAACTATGAATCTATTGTGTATTTGGTTGATGAGTGTTTGGGGGAGTAG